The following is a genomic window from Nicotiana tabacum cultivar K326 chromosome 3, ASM71507v2, whole genome shotgun sequence.
ACTATGTGGAATGCTTTCCTGATGGAGTCAAGAAAGGAATTTATATGGCCAATGCATGTCAAGAAGCAAAACTAGAAGGGTTCCCTACATGGATTATCAATGGGGAGGTGAGCAAGAATCTTCTTTCTGCTGGAAAATCTTTTATAACCTATATAAAGGCGTCAGTTATTCCCACGCTGGATGCTATTTGAACCTCTAGCTTTACATTGCGGCACCTTAATAATTAAAACTATATATTGTGGCAGGTGCTGAGCGGAGAGAAGAAGCTTTCAGAGCTGGCTGAACTGTCTGGTTTCACTATGAACGAACTCACTGAGGCTAAATAAGCTTCTTTGACTAACACAACCACATATTCTTAGGGTATCAAATTTTATGTCTTTATTATTGCCCACTGGTATTTATTTTGTTTCATACTGTAATTATCTTAGTATATTGTAAACTGAATAGATAGAGTCATAAATGAATCCGAGTGGATTATCTTCTGAGTATATATATCAACTCTATTACCCGCAAGTATTTGAATTTTGTGGTCCTGTTTACTGCTAATGTTGTACGTGTCCAATTTACCCCTGAAATTTTAATTATCTTGTTAAAATGGTTACTTCTAGATTTCTTTTTTTTGTGATAACGGTGATATTGTGTGTGCATCTCTTAGACTATTTCACCCGGTACTTATTATCTCTCACTAAGACATGTAGCGTGTAACTCTTGCCCatcaagaaaattttgaaaattatttagaaCACTCTTTATGTTATAAATTGAACTGTATATAACTTAAAATTCTATTACATATTACAAGAGTAACAGACTTTCCTAACTTGGAAATCTTTTCTCTAAACTTATCATTACTATTCATTATTTTGTTACCAAGAACGTAAACAGGGACCTACTTTTATTCTATGTAATGTTCAAATCCATCAAGAAGTCAATTTTGTTTCCCTTTTTGGGTTAAATTCTATTTAAATATAGtagttatttattttaaaatctcaatAAACGTGTCAAACCCAAATAGAACACTTAAGCTGGGAGGGAAAGATAGTACTTATGTTTTACCCGCAACTTGTACGCAATTGAATGTTGAGTTTAAAACTCGggtgaatttatttttttttttaaaaaaagaagccAGATTTAcaaagtggtaattgaaaaatagccacaatttcaaaagtaatcgaaatttagccacttttcgtgtaaagataaatttgaacgaaaatactgttcaaaatttggaaaatattccagcataatatactggagttccagtataatataagatccaacataatatgctggaagttcatacacatgtgcttcaatctctagtatattatgctggaactttccgtgtgttggagttccagcataatatgctagaagttcatacacagatgcaccaatctccagtatattatgctgaaactcaGGGGCGGCCCGAcgaattttgtggcctaaagccaaacgcCAAatataactttttaattttttttaattatttatttgaagtctatttttttagtttttcttagatacaaagttattaataattttcttataatcaataactcctaataagtatttctcaattgacaatatagctaattCATTTAACCTTTCTTGTAACATTGTTgttcttaggtaagattttatcaattttaattttgaaaacttctttccGCTGAAGCAACGGTAATATGAGTTATGAACATTATTCCATAAGCAATTTAGGCATTTGAAAAAGAATtatatctttttatttgattaggtatatcaattaaactgttatattttaattatactatttttcttaatactTTTAATTCGCAAAATAAATCTGAACCATCATTATcaaattgattattatgctttaaggaacattcaagattaaggtaatatttttttcaaatttcggacatctagtgatcttagtttttattgccaaataaaaaaccaaaaatattttcatatgattcgaattgttcaaatctattttgaagtgaaaaaatagtcTTGTCTATTATAtataaaagtaatcaactctaaaggactcttcgaaaaatttcgagatttcattatcaacatttgcatcaaattgttacttcctatatatcacacgtTTTTTACAAAATTTAggttcgatattcatttcaagtaCAATTTCCTTGGTAGAATCATAACAATTGCAAATTCTTCTCCTTTAtgtttgttaaagaaagaaatcaaactttttcaCTTTACAGAACTCTTTTTTAAACATATACATAGTCTACTAGGTGTAACAAAAAATGAGGCCCCCACAAATATGGGCATAAAGCGGTTGCTTTACTTGCTTTAAGAAAGGGCCGCCCTTGCTGGaacttttcatgttgtagaaaaataatgactatttttcaatgactttccaaacgctagctatttttcaattaccagtcctaAAAGTAAAAATTACACAGGGCGtcttatttggtcgcccccatttaacataTATCcgtttttttaaaaagttttaacttgtacccggTTTTTAAAAAACTTCAGCCCCttcctcctccttcgttttcttcttcttcttcttcttcttcttctttttcgtcTTCTTCTAttaacaactgaaagatactaTGATTAATTCTGTAGAATAGTAGTACTAACAGATCAGGAGAATAATATCAGTTTTTTTATTTAAGGAGAAGACTGAGGAGGAGGATCACAGTTCTTTTGCCTTTGTACTTGTCTGAATGGTAAAATTCTTAATGTGCCACAGTGTCGAATGACGCTATAGCAAAAGAAATTTTTAAGACCAATGATGTCAAGTTTGCTGCTAGGGAGAATTTGGCTCTTCAAAGTACCAAATTTACAAAGACACATTGTTTTCCACTTTGGACTATAGCAAGTACTGGATTTTTATGAAGAAAATTTGTATGACAAAGATTCTCTCCCCTCAACAGATCACTAAATTTGTTGATGTTAGGAAGGAGGAAATGATGAAATTGTTGGAATTTTTCGCCAAGTGACTTGAAATTTGTGAAATGTTTCAGTGCTGATTCAATTTTTACAGATAGAACTTAAGCTTTGCCATTTATATTTCACTCTCTCCTGCAAAATGTTACTttagcttatatagtgctgaaattttacaaatgaactaaataacttcaacatcttttgctgaagtttttgaaaaaacttattcaggacaaaaaaacttcagcttatttagtgctgaagtttttacaaataaattaaataacttcagcatcttctgctgaaactTTTGAAAAAggtttatgacaaaactaatgaatccaggacaaaaaaaacttcagctatttTAGCGCttaagtttttacaaatgaactaaataacttcagcatcttatccaggacaaaaaaaaactttagcactgcctttgctacttcaggcctgtctactagaatgctgaagttttgcgtgattgtctttgctacttcagccccgtatgctgaagttacgcgaaaaagtgggtacgcttgcattttttttttgcaaagcggacacaaattaaaacgtgacccaaaaaacgggtatagatgcaaatcacCCGTCCGAAAACTGGCTACCCGTACTATTTTCACTTAAAACTCAAGTCAATAAGTTTAACAAAACTGAATGTCGAATTCAGAATCTAGTCaacaaaacataataaaaatcaaTTTGGAAAATGTAAACATTTTCGAACTAGCTATGTTTAGTTTTATATGTCATTGTTCTTTGTATATAACTTGCCTACTTTATTCAGACAACAAACTCTATTTCCAATTTAACATCTGACTTTGCTTAATAATTACTAAAAAAAGAGAACTGACCATTAGAATTTCACTTCCATTTAGCCCCTTCacggaagtgaggcttgattctcaagtcatccctaagaggggtagtttcaagtacctggggtcgtttattcaggggtccggggagatcgacgaggatgtcacacaccgtataggggtggggtggatgaaatggaggttagcgtcgggagtcctgtgtgacaagaaagtgccactgttactgaaaggtaaattttatagggcagtggttaggcctgctatattgtatgggaccgagtgttggccggtgaagatctcacacatccagaggatgaaagttgcagagatgaggatgttgaggtggatgtgcgggcatacaaggaaggataagattagaaatgaagatattcgagagaaggtgggtgtggcccccatggaggacaagatgcgggaagcaagactcagatggttcgggcacattcagaggaggaacactgatgcaccggtgagaaggtgtgaacgactggcggtggtgggtacgaagagaggtagagggagacctaagaagtattggggagaggtgatcaagcaggatatggcgcgacttagggttactgaggacatggccctaaacagggaattgtggagatcgagcattaaggttgtaggttaggggaaattgtgatgtcttttttacagcgcactagagtgagactagccagttaggagttagtcttaggatgctattgatcaactactgatgatgggctttatttgttgtgtattaataccttatatccttctcgtatttcctatatctcttatattgctgttactttgttttttatggcatttatgttatgttatggatttcatggtattttatgttgttttattatgagtctattgatagtactaatatagtgtctcttgttgcctctttgagccgagggtctcctggaaacagcctctctgcctctcgggtagaggtaaggtctgcgtacatattaccctccccagaccccacttgtgggattacactgggttgttgttgttgttattgttgttgtactacatgttttaaacctagtgTGCATTTTTAAACTTATTTGGCTTGAATATTTTGTAGTGATAGGAGGAACATAGTATTAAAATAGTTATGAAAAAATAGCTTGATAGCAAGAACGTTATACCAAAGTGtaaatttttgaatattttaattCTTGATAATTAATACTTAAAAATTAGTACTATACAAAAATTGAGGTGTAATATTGTGGAAAGTCATAAGTTTgcttttcaagaaaaaaaaaatcaaaagctgAGTTTATAACTACTTCCTCTCTTGTTTTGGCACATTTTCAGTCTCTTCCTTTCGAGCGATCACAATGGTGACAGTAAATCTCAAGTCCCTGCTCATATTCTCAGCATTCCTTAGGGTATTTTTGATAGTTTACGGAGAATGGCAAGATAGGCATATGGAAGTTAGATACACAGATGTGGACTATCTTGTTTTCTCAGATGCAGCTGCTTTAGTCGCTGCTCGAAAATCCCCTTATCAAAGATCCACATATCGCTACTCACCCTTAATTGCTTTTCTTCTTGTACCCAATTCTTTCATTCATCCTTCTTGGGGAAAATTCATCTTCTCCGCTTCAGGTATGTGCCCTTTTTGGGTTCTTTTTACTTCCTTCATATACCGAAAAGGTCTGAGCTTTACAGTTTTTATAAGACTAGTTATTCATGGTTGAGTTAAGTTTTCTGTTTATTATTTGTTGGAAAGGCCAGATGCATGAAAGCTACTATAATCTTTTGATGATTCAAGATTTGTGGGTTATTCTTATAGTCAAATTTTGAATTTAGCTCTTATTGGATTTTCTGTAAAAGGGGTTCTCATTTCAAGGCAATTCAAAGTTGTcgtttttattttatcatttagcATTCTTGTTTTCCCTCATATAAATGCTTCTTGCATGTGGTGGTCAAGAGGTTTCAATTCTCATTGTTTACGTTTATAAGCTTAGGTGTCATTGGCAATCTTTGATATTGTTGTGGTCATATAACTTAGAAAGGGTGAATTGTTAAATGTGATAAGCACTTGCACTTGCACCTTTGTATCTGAGTTGATTGTTTCTTCTTATTGCAAACAACGCATATTTGGAATTCTTAGAAACATTACATCTTAATTATGTTTCCAAAACAGATATGCTTACTGAAACTTACAATTGAGTTCGTGCGGCAGATCTTCTCGTGGGATTTCTTATAAACGCCATTCTAAAGCTAAGAGGGGTGCCTGAAAAATTATGCACCTATTCTGTGATGGTCTGGCTTTTGAATCCATTTACCTTTACCATTGGAACTCGTGGGAATTGTGAGCCTATCATCTGCGCCATAATACTTTGGATTATTATATGTCTAATGAAAGGTAAAATTTTCCAGTACCTTTTTATTTCTGATGAAGTAAGTTTCCAGTACCTTTTGTTTACATCTAATATGGTTGTGTTGAGAATTTACtcccatatttttctttttcattgttaGTTTACTCCTCTACTGTTAATTTCTTTGTTATTCTCTCTTTCATAATGGTCCTTGTCTCCTCCTTAACCTGCTTTAATTATCATGGGGCAATGTAAACGACAGTAAAGAGGGGACATATGGGAAGGGGAAGTATTTAGACTATGAGCATCATGATTTAGGTGATGACACTGGTGGAAAAGAAGGTATTGTCATCAAATATCGGTCAAGATTGAGTCTTTCATGATTTAGGTGATGACACCGGTGGATAAGAAGGTATTGTCAGCAAATATTGGTCAAGATTGAGTCTTTCTCCCCTCCCACTCCACACTAGCATTAGGTGTATAATACACCAACCCAATATTACCAGCCACGGAATGAGGTTTTAGCGAGCAACTAATGTAAGCAGGATACTTATTCTTTTACTGTTAGAGCTTGGTTTATCCGATAAAGAGATGAAACAAGACTTGTCCTGAATCTGCCACCGTTTCTTTTCATAGCTCTTATACAATTTGAAACTATAGCGAGCCTCTAgtttaaagaaaagtaaaaccAAGAATGTTAACTCTGGAAATTTTTAGGGTTAAACAGAAAACTCTTTTAATTGAGAGTCTTTTTAGGAATCCTCCGATATTTTGGGTCAGATAACTGTATTCTCACTTGGGTTAGTGCCACTGAAACTGTAGcttcatatttttctttgtaAGTGAAAGTCATCACGCTCTCTTGACTTTGGTGGTGTTTCACTGATCAGGTCGTTTAGTACAAGCTGCATTTTGGTATGGGCTTGTCGTCCACATGAGGATCTATCCAATAATTTATGCTCTTCCGATTATTTTAGTTCTTGATCCTCTATTCTTCCAGTATGGTACAAAACCTGCTCTTGTGAATTGGAGTTCTCGAAAAAGCAAGTCACATCAGACTTCCAGCTGTAAAAAGCTTATGGATCCTTATTGTATATGGAACTTTTTGACAAGCCTTTTCACCTGGAGGAGGATAATGTTTGGGTTTATTTCTGGAGCTATGTTCTTTCTCCTTACCGGGGTTTTCTTCTATTTATATGGATGGGAGTTCTTGCATGAAGCACTTCTCTATCATCTCACACGTACAGACCCAAGGCACAATTTTTCAATCTATTTCTACCACATATATCTGCACTATGAACATGAGTTTTCAAGCTTGGAAAAGCTTGTCTCATTTCTGCCTCAGATTATGGTGCAGCTAGTTCTTGTTTTCCGCTTTGCACAGGATTTTCCATTTTGTTTCTTTGTGCAGACTGTGGCATTTGTAGCATTCAACAAGGTTTGTCAGCAATCCTTGAATCTCTTTGGGTTGAGAATCAGCTAATAATAGCTCGACTTTCCATTAGCAAATATAATGTTCTTTTCCTCTGCAGGTTATGACAGCTCAATACTTTGTTTGGTTCTTTTGTCTCTTGCCGCTAATCCTGCCATGGACCAACATGAAACTCAAAGGAAAAGGATTGGTCTGCATCTTGTTGTGGATGGCAGCTCAGGGTCATTGGTTGATGTGGGGATATTTGCTTGAATTTAAAGGAAAGAATGTCTTTCTTCAACTCTGGGTGGCAGGTTTGCTATTCTTGGCTGCAAATACTTTCGTTCTTATCAATATTATCCAGCAACACACATACAGTCCAGTCTTCCAACAGTCATCTCCTGCCGCTTCAAAGAAACACGTCAAACAGGGGTGAGGAATCACATCATATACCTCCTAACTCAATGGGGGAACATTTTAGAGCTAAAAGAGTATTTAGCCATGTTCGGGACTTGTCGAGCTTTTCATCATCAAGCAAAGCACTTGACATTTTCATAGCTAACACAAAAATGCCAGCACTGAAGATGTACCAAGAGATTGTAATGACTTTATTCTTGACCTCTTGTCCATTTTGCTTTAGAGGATACTTCACTACAAAAGCAATGTACAATTGTCTACGGCAAATTTTTTGTACGCGGGATGCTTGAAGTTTTCTTGATTATAGTTTACATCTCATTTAGTTTGATATTCATTTCCCTCCCTTGCTAGAGTTAGTTAGGCAGCTAGAGGAGTGACGTCACATCCTTTTCATGTGCGTTGCTTGCCTGTATATCTTTGTAAAACCAATATGATTGGGATGAATAAAGATATCTCTTTTTGCTGTTCTGTGTCACTGTTCTTTCATTTCTTGTTGCCTCGTTTTCTAGTGTGGTAACTTGTAGCTCATTGAATTATTGGATTTCCATGTGATGAAATGAAGATCCTAGGGTTGTTGAAGTGTCCATGAGAAATACTGTATGTTGGACTGATCTGATCGCGCCGCCAAATGCTACTATTGGGATAGTGTGTGAAATGGCGTTGGATGAGGTCGATAAATGACTCGCGTCAGCATTTTTTCTCTCTCGATGATTCATGCTATATAAATTTACAACATCATTTTGAATATTTCAGGTATGAGAAAATAGATGTTTTAACTTCTAAATTTTGGATATTGGTTATGCAAAGGTGGAAAAAAGTGTCAACTGTAGTCCCTAGAATGTATTACACTTGAGGAGGAAAACATCCTCAAAGAAGAAAATACTGTTAAATGGCAAAGCTATAA
Proteins encoded in this region:
- the LOC107776749 gene encoding GPI mannosyltransferase 1-like, with translation MVTVNLKSLLIFSAFLRVFLIVYGEWQDRHMEVRYTDVDYLVFSDAAALVAARKSPYQRSTYRYSPLIAFLLVPNSFIHPSWGKFIFSASDLLVGFLINAILKLRGVPEKLCTYSVMVWLLNPFTFTIGTRGNCEPIICAIILWIIICLMKGRLVQAAFWYGLVVHMRIYPIIYALPIILVLDPLFFQYGTKPALVNWSSRKSKSHQTSSCKKLMDPYCIWNFLTSLFTWRRIMFGFISGAMFFLLTGVFFYLYGWEFLHEALLYHLTRTDPRHNFSIYFYHIYLHYEHEFSSLEKLVSFLPQIMVQLVLVFRFAQDFPFCFFVQTVAFVAFNKVMTAQYFVWFFCLLPLILPWTNMKLKGKGLVCILLWMAAQGHWLMWGYLLEFKGKNVFLQLWVAGLLFLAANTFVLINIIQQHTYSPVFQQSSPAASKKHVKQG